One window of Paenibacillus albicereus genomic DNA carries:
- the ftsY gene encoding signal recognition particle-docking protein FtsY: MGFFKKLKESIASKTESVTNVFKEGLAKTRTALVERVEELITRRKKIDEEFYEELEEILIGADVGVNTVMDLIDDLRAEVKKRRIEDAAQLQPVLSEKLVGLLGGDQDNGLRMAEEGITVILFVGVNGVGKTTTIGKLAHRFKSEGKSVLLAAGDTFRAGAIEQLEVWGQRVGVDVIRQQSGSDPAAVMFDAVQAAKQRKVDVLLCDTAGRLQNKNNLMEELNKIFRVIQREIPGAPHEVLLVLDANTGQNALSQAKLFGEKSGVTGLVLTKLDSTAKGGIVIAIRHELSLPVKFVGLGEKMEDLQQFDSEQFVHALFAGLIRDQETRDGEE, translated from the coding sequence ATGGGCTTTTTCAAAAAGCTGAAGGAAAGCATCGCGAGCAAGACGGAATCGGTCACGAACGTCTTCAAGGAAGGGCTCGCCAAGACGCGCACCGCGCTCGTCGAACGGGTCGAGGAGCTGATTACGCGCCGCAAGAAGATCGACGAGGAATTCTATGAGGAGCTCGAGGAGATCCTCATCGGCGCCGATGTCGGCGTCAATACAGTCATGGACCTGATCGACGACCTGCGCGCCGAGGTGAAGAAGCGCCGGATCGAGGACGCGGCGCAGCTGCAGCCGGTGCTCTCGGAAAAGCTGGTCGGGCTGCTCGGCGGCGATCAGGACAACGGCCTGCGCATGGCCGAGGAGGGCATCACGGTCATCCTCTTCGTCGGCGTCAACGGCGTCGGCAAGACGACGACGATCGGCAAGCTGGCCCACCGCTTCAAGAGCGAGGGCAAATCGGTGCTGCTGGCGGCGGGCGATACGTTCCGCGCCGGCGCGATCGAGCAGCTCGAGGTATGGGGCCAGCGCGTCGGCGTGGACGTCATCCGCCAGCAGTCGGGCTCCGACCCGGCGGCCGTCATGTTCGACGCGGTGCAGGCCGCCAAGCAGCGCAAGGTCGACGTGCTGCTCTGCGATACGGCAGGACGGCTGCAGAACAAGAACAACCTCATGGAGGAGCTGAACAAGATCTTCCGCGTCATCCAGCGGGAGATTCCGGGCGCGCCGCACGAGGTGCTGCTCGTGCTCGACGCCAACACCGGGCAGAACGCGCTCAGCCAGGCCAAGCTGTTCGGCGAGAAGAGCGGCGTGACCGGGCTCGTGCTGACGAAGCTCGACAGCACCGCCAAGGGCGGCATCGTCATCGCGATCCGCCACGAGCTGAGCCTGCCGGTCAAGTTCGTCGGCCTCGGCGAGAAGATGGAGGATCTGCAGCAGTTCGACAGCGAGCAGTTCGTGCATGCGCTGTTCGCCGGCTTGATCCGCGATCAGGAAACGCGGGACGGAGAAGAGTAG
- the rnc gene encoding ribonuclease III: MKRDRIQELQRQLGLPFRKPQLLRLAFTHTSYVNEHRSSVSEDNERLEFLGDAVLQLLVSEHLFGTHPDRPEGELTRMRAAIVCEPSLARFAELLDFGSYVRLGKGEEQLGGRQRPALLADLFEAFVGALYLDAGVDAVRDFLRREMFPKLEDTPGLSGKDYKSKLQERAQNLALGTVEYRVAEERGPAHDREFVVEVLVGEQVLGVGSGRTKKEAEQRAAEEAWEKTREEE; this comes from the coding sequence ATGAAGCGTGATCGAATCCAGGAGCTTCAGCGGCAGCTGGGCCTTCCGTTCCGCAAGCCGCAGCTGCTGAGGCTCGCTTTTACCCATACCTCGTACGTCAACGAGCACCGCAGCAGCGTCTCGGAGGACAACGAACGGCTGGAGTTCCTCGGCGACGCCGTATTGCAGCTGCTCGTATCCGAGCATCTGTTCGGCACCCATCCGGATCGGCCGGAGGGCGAGCTGACCCGGATGCGCGCCGCCATCGTCTGCGAGCCCTCGCTCGCCCGGTTCGCGGAGCTGCTCGACTTCGGCTCCTATGTCCGGCTGGGCAAAGGCGAAGAGCAGCTCGGCGGGCGCCAGCGCCCGGCGCTGCTCGCCGACCTGTTCGAGGCGTTCGTGGGCGCCTTGTACCTCGATGCGGGCGTCGATGCGGTCCGCGACTTCCTGCGGCGGGAGATGTTCCCCAAGCTGGAGGACACGCCGGGCTTGTCCGGCAAGGACTACAAGTCCAAGCTCCAGGAACGGGCGCAGAACCTGGCGCTCGGCACGGTGGAATACCGCGTGGCCGAGGAGCGAGGTCCGGCGCATGACCGCGAGTTCGTGGTGGAGGTGCTCGTCGGGGAGCAGGTGCTCGGCGTAGGCTCCGGCCGCACCAAAAAAGAAGCCGAGCAGCGTGCCGCCGAGGAAGCATGGGAAAAGACGCGCGAGGAAGAGTAG
- the smc gene encoding chromosome segregation protein SMC, giving the protein MLLKRIELSGFKSFADKTEMEFVRGITAVVGPNGSGKSNISDGIRWVLGEQSAKSLRGGKMEDIIFAGSDARKAVNFGEVSLTLDNSDGALSVEHDEVTVTRRVHRSGDSEYMINRQPCRLKDITELFMDTGIGKEAYSIIGQGRIEEILSTRSEDRRGIFEEASGIVKYKSRKREAQRKLDDAEGNLLRIHDLVSELEDQVEPLREQSERAMLYKSLREELKHREIALYVHQIEGVHKSWNENSARMEALKKEELELSAIVSRHDASLEQDRLQLRRLEERLEELHGQMLAYSEEFEKCEGQGEVLRERRRYLADSREQLAQALETVAARQAELAAEEEQARSKAGALEAELIDLRSRMGSEENRLRGVSGGTSLEAGESLKGELLEVLGAMAQLRNEIRYAEQQREALQRRKERLGGEEGRWQEQSGRLNARRSELSEALAASSAELERIRSKYIEESQRTQQLQKRQEEASAALRSWEQRKEALVSRRDTMKEMQDALDGFMHGVREVLKASRRSSGGLSGVHGAVAELVRVPQRIEVAVETALGGAMQHVVMEDERSARAAISFLKQRQLGRATFLPLDVIKSRGVPEQEKRQVAAMEGYVGIAAELVTSEPRYQAIVGNLLGNVLLAENLEAANRIAARCGYRFRVVTLEGDVVNAGGSMTGGSLQKKGASLLGRQRQIEQLDEESAELQRQLARVRAELDDLRKEGSIAAQNRDELREQAERLKLQEQQQRAELQHAESELAGLQEQGAVFTADRSGFEEEERQLVQSAAAAAERLDELGIREAGLQEAIRLAEERRKASESEKEELQVQLTDLKIHVAKADQERLALQDTMSRLRSESSRARSEAAALEAQQRQRSAEQEELEAASVAQIEELNRLRLRKQETAEQTELARSARADKSRELEQMESETREQRGGLKRVEEQLRQTEIAVNRLDVELDNLLRKLSEEYGLSYELAKARYALDGDPAEAQTAVRELKRRIAGLGEVNLGAIEEYQRVRERFEFLDSQRQDLMEAKATLYEVIREMEDEMSKRFRQTFEEIRKHFVVVFAKLFGGGRADLTLADPERILDTGIDILAQPPGKKLQNLQLLSGGERALTAIALLFAILQVKPVPFCVLDEVEAALDEANVSRFAQYLREFSELTQFIVVTHRKGTMEEADVLYGVTMEEGGVSKLVSVRLEDELGGESVSA; this is encoded by the coding sequence ATGTTGTTGAAACGCATAGAGCTGTCCGGCTTCAAGTCGTTCGCCGACAAGACCGAGATGGAGTTCGTAAGGGGCATCACCGCCGTCGTCGGTCCGAACGGCAGCGGCAAGAGCAACATATCCGACGGCATCCGCTGGGTGCTCGGCGAGCAGAGCGCCAAAAGCCTGCGCGGCGGCAAGATGGAGGACATCATCTTCGCCGGCAGCGACGCGCGCAAGGCCGTCAACTTCGGGGAAGTCTCGCTCACGCTGGACAACTCCGACGGCGCGCTGTCCGTCGAGCACGACGAGGTGACCGTGACGCGGCGGGTGCATCGCAGCGGCGACAGCGAATACATGATTAACCGCCAGCCGTGCCGGCTCAAGGACATCACGGAGCTGTTCATGGACACCGGCATCGGCAAGGAGGCGTACTCCATCATCGGGCAGGGCCGGATCGAGGAGATTCTGAGCACGCGCTCGGAGGACCGCCGCGGCATCTTCGAGGAAGCGTCCGGCATCGTCAAGTACAAATCGCGCAAGCGCGAGGCGCAGCGCAAGCTCGACGACGCCGAGGGCAACCTGCTGCGCATCCATGACCTCGTCTCGGAGCTCGAGGACCAGGTCGAGCCGCTGCGGGAGCAGTCCGAGCGCGCCATGCTGTACAAGTCGCTGCGGGAGGAGCTCAAGCACCGCGAGATCGCGCTTTACGTGCATCAGATCGAGGGCGTGCACAAGAGCTGGAACGAGAACAGCGCCCGCATGGAGGCGCTCAAGAAGGAAGAGCTGGAGCTGTCGGCGATCGTCAGCCGGCATGATGCGTCGCTCGAGCAGGACCGGCTGCAGCTGCGCCGGCTGGAGGAGCGGCTGGAGGAGCTTCACGGGCAGATGCTCGCCTACAGCGAGGAATTCGAAAAATGCGAGGGCCAGGGCGAGGTGCTGAGGGAGCGCCGCCGCTACCTGGCGGACAGCCGCGAGCAGCTGGCGCAGGCGCTGGAGACGGTCGCCGCCCGTCAAGCGGAGCTCGCCGCGGAGGAGGAGCAGGCGCGGTCGAAGGCCGGCGCGCTCGAGGCCGAGCTGATCGACCTGCGCAGCCGCATGGGCAGCGAGGAGAACCGGCTGCGCGGCGTCTCGGGCGGCACGTCGCTGGAAGCGGGAGAATCGCTCAAGGGCGAGCTGCTCGAAGTGCTCGGCGCGATGGCGCAGCTGCGCAACGAGATCCGTTATGCGGAGCAGCAGCGCGAGGCGCTGCAGCGGCGCAAGGAGCGGCTCGGCGGCGAGGAAGGCAGGTGGCAGGAGCAGTCCGGCCGGCTGAACGCGCGCCGCTCGGAGCTGAGCGAGGCGCTGGCCGCCTCGTCGGCGGAGCTGGAGCGCATCCGAAGCAAGTACATAGAAGAATCGCAGCGGACGCAGCAGCTGCAGAAGCGGCAGGAGGAGGCGTCGGCCGCGCTGCGCTCCTGGGAGCAGCGCAAGGAGGCGCTCGTCTCCCGGCGCGATACGATGAAGGAGATGCAGGACGCGCTCGACGGCTTCATGCACGGCGTCCGCGAGGTGCTCAAGGCGTCGCGCCGCAGCTCCGGAGGCTTGTCCGGCGTGCACGGCGCCGTCGCGGAGCTCGTGCGGGTGCCGCAGCGCATCGAGGTCGCCGTCGAGACGGCGCTGGGCGGCGCGATGCAGCATGTCGTCATGGAGGACGAGCGTTCCGCGCGCGCGGCGATCTCCTTCCTCAAGCAGCGTCAGCTCGGACGGGCGACGTTCCTGCCGCTCGACGTCATCAAGAGCCGCGGCGTCCCGGAGCAGGAGAAGCGGCAGGTTGCGGCGATGGAGGGCTATGTCGGCATCGCCGCCGAGCTCGTGACCAGCGAGCCGCGCTATCAGGCGATCGTCGGCAACCTGCTCGGCAACGTGCTGCTCGCCGAGAACCTGGAGGCGGCCAACCGGATCGCCGCCCGCTGCGGCTATCGCTTCCGCGTCGTGACGCTGGAGGGAGACGTCGTCAACGCCGGCGGCTCCATGACCGGAGGCAGCCTGCAGAAAAAAGGCGCGAGCCTGCTCGGCCGGCAGCGGCAGATCGAGCAGCTGGACGAGGAATCGGCCGAGCTGCAGCGGCAGCTGGCGCGCGTCCGCGCGGAGCTGGACGACCTGCGCAAGGAGGGCTCCATCGCCGCGCAGAACCGCGACGAGCTGCGCGAGCAGGCGGAACGGCTGAAGCTCCAGGAGCAGCAGCAGCGCGCCGAGCTTCAGCATGCCGAGAGCGAGCTGGCCGGCCTGCAGGAGCAGGGGGCGGTGTTCACCGCCGACCGGTCGGGCTTCGAGGAGGAGGAGCGGCAGCTCGTCCAGTCGGCCGCCGCCGCGGCGGAGCGTCTGGACGAGCTCGGCATCCGCGAGGCGGGGCTGCAGGAGGCGATCCGCCTCGCCGAGGAGCGGCGCAAGGCGAGCGAGTCGGAGAAGGAGGAGCTGCAGGTGCAGCTTACCGACCTCAAGATCCATGTCGCCAAGGCCGACCAGGAGCGGCTCGCGCTGCAGGACACGATGTCCCGGCTGCGTTCGGAGAGCTCCCGCGCCCGCTCCGAGGCGGCTGCGCTGGAGGCGCAGCAGCGGCAGCGGAGCGCGGAGCAGGAGGAGCTGGAGGCGGCGTCTGTCGCGCAGATCGAGGAGCTCAACCGGCTGCGCCTGCGCAAGCAGGAGACGGCGGAGCAGACCGAGCTTGCCCGTTCCGCGCGGGCGGACAAGAGCCGCGAGCTGGAGCAGATGGAGAGCGAGACGCGCGAGCAGCGCGGCGGCCTGAAGCGGGTGGAGGAGCAGCTGAGGCAGACGGAGATTGCCGTGAACAGGCTCGACGTCGAGCTCGACAACCTGCTGCGCAAGCTGAGCGAGGAATACGGGCTCAGCTACGAGCTGGCCAAAGCCCGCTATGCGCTCGATGGCGATCCGGCCGAGGCGCAGACGGCGGTGCGGGAGCTCAAGCGGCGCATCGCCGGACTGGGTGAGGTCAATCTCGGCGCGATCGAGGAGTATCAGCGGGTGCGCGAGCGCTTCGAGTTCCTGGACAGCCAGCGGCAGGACCTGATGGAAGCCAAGGCGACGCTGTACGAGGTCATCCGCGAGATGGAGGACGAGATGTCCAAGCGGTTCCGGCAGACGTTCGAGGAGATCCGCAAGCATTTCGTCGTCGTCTTCGCCAAGCTGTTCGGCGGCGGCCGCGCCGACCTGACGCTGGCCGATCCCGAGCGCATCCTCGATACGGGCATCGACATCCTCGCCCAGCCTCCGGGCAAGAAGCTGCAGAACCTGCAGCTGCTGTCCGGAGGCGAGCGGGCGTTGACGGCGATCGCGCTGCTGTTCGCGATCCTGCAGGTGAAGCCGGTGCCGTTCTGCGTGCTCGACGAGGTCGAAGCGGCGCTCGACGAGGCGAACGTCTCCCGCTTCGCGCAATACCTGCGCGAGTTTTCGGAGCTGACGCAGTTCATCGTCGTCACCCACCGCAAAGGAACGATGGAAGAGGCCGACGTGCTGTACGGCGTCACGATGGAGGAAGGCGGCGTCTCCAAGCTCGTCTCCGTCCGTCTCGAGGACGAGCTCGGCGGCGAGTCGGTATCGGCTTGA
- the fabD gene encoding ACP S-malonyltransferase: MSKIAFVFPGQGAQAVGMGKDLYDASPAARGVFAEADAALGFALSELIFNGPDEALKQTANTQPALLTVSAAFLEAFRETGIKPDYVAGHSLGEYSALTAAGAIGFADAVRTVRRRGEFMEQAVPGGQGAMSAVLGAERDALAALCASVSAGGHPVELANVNCPGQIVISGSADGVAQAGERIKEAGAKRAIPLEVSGPFHSSLMKPAADKLAAVLGEVAIADASVPVVANVTAAPATGAEDIRRLLVEQVYSPVLWEDTVRRLIEEGVDTFVELGSGAVLAGLIKKTDRSVRVLSVNSVESLQAAAAELTNEA, encoded by the coding sequence ATGAGCAAAATCGCATTTGTATTTCCGGGCCAAGGCGCCCAGGCGGTCGGCATGGGCAAGGACCTGTACGACGCCAGTCCTGCGGCGCGCGGCGTCTTCGCGGAAGCGGACGCCGCCCTCGGCTTCGCGCTGAGCGAGCTGATTTTCAATGGGCCGGATGAAGCCCTCAAGCAGACGGCCAACACGCAGCCGGCGCTGCTCACGGTGAGCGCCGCCTTCCTCGAAGCGTTCCGCGAGACGGGCATCAAGCCCGATTATGTCGCGGGGCACAGCCTCGGGGAGTACAGCGCGCTCACGGCTGCGGGCGCGATCGGCTTCGCCGACGCCGTGCGCACGGTGCGCCGCCGCGGCGAGTTCATGGAGCAGGCGGTGCCGGGCGGACAAGGCGCGATGAGCGCCGTGCTCGGCGCCGAGCGCGATGCGCTGGCGGCGCTGTGCGCGTCGGTATCGGCGGGCGGCCATCCGGTGGAGCTGGCCAATGTGAACTGCCCGGGCCAGATCGTCATCTCCGGCAGCGCCGATGGCGTTGCCCAGGCAGGCGAGCGCATCAAGGAAGCGGGCGCGAAGCGCGCGATTCCGCTGGAGGTGAGCGGGCCGTTCCACTCCTCGCTCATGAAGCCGGCGGCGGACAAGCTGGCCGCCGTGCTCGGCGAGGTCGCGATCGCGGACGCGTCGGTGCCGGTCGTCGCCAACGTGACGGCAGCTCCGGCGACGGGCGCGGAGGACATCCGCCGCCTGCTCGTGGAGCAGGTCTATTCCCCGGTGCTGTGGGAGGATACCGTCCGGCGTCTGATCGAAGAAGGCGTCGATACGTTCGTGGAGCTCGGCTCGGGCGCCGTCCTGGCCGGCCTTATCAAGAAGACGGACCGCAGCGTCCGCGTCCTGTCCGTGAACAGCGTGGAGTCGCTGCAGGCGGCAGCCGCGGAGCTGACCAACGAAGCATAA
- the fabF gene encoding beta-ketoacyl-ACP synthase II, which produces MTNRVVVTGLGVLTSLGDSKEQFWGNLLEGKSGVSTIESFDASEYTTRIAAEIKGFEPEAYGLDKKEARRMDRFVQLAVVASLKAVEDAGLRIGENSDAERTGVMVGSGIGGLGTWEDQHSVLLEKGPKRVSPFFIPMMIANMASGQVSMATGAKGPNTTVVTACATGTHTIGDSYKMIQRGDADVMICGGAESTIRPMAMAGFCSMRAMSVRNDEPHKASRPFDVDRDGFVMGEGAGVLILESLEHAQARGAHIYAEVIGYGMSGDAHHMTEPDPDGATRCMRMAIRDAGIEPQAVDYINAHGTSTPVGDKSETTAIKNTFGDHAYKLAVSSTKSMTGHLLGAAGGVEAVILAMTLENGVIAPTINLDNQDPELDLDYVPNEPRKADVRVALSNSFGFGGHNATIIMKKHEA; this is translated from the coding sequence ATGACAAATAGAGTCGTAGTAACCGGCCTGGGCGTGCTGACAAGCCTGGGCGACAGCAAGGAACAGTTCTGGGGCAATCTGCTCGAGGGCAAATCGGGCGTCTCGACCATCGAGTCGTTCGACGCAAGCGAGTACACGACCCGCATCGCCGCCGAGATCAAGGGCTTCGAGCCTGAGGCTTACGGCCTGGACAAGAAGGAAGCCCGCCGCATGGACCGCTTCGTGCAGCTCGCTGTCGTCGCCAGCCTGAAGGCGGTCGAGGACGCGGGCCTGCGCATCGGCGAGAACTCCGACGCGGAGCGCACCGGCGTCATGGTCGGCTCCGGCATCGGCGGACTCGGCACCTGGGAGGATCAGCACAGCGTCCTCCTCGAAAAGGGCCCTAAGCGCGTCAGTCCGTTCTTCATCCCGATGATGATCGCGAACATGGCCTCCGGCCAGGTCTCCATGGCGACCGGGGCGAAAGGCCCGAACACGACCGTCGTGACGGCGTGCGCGACCGGCACGCATACGATCGGCGACTCGTACAAGATGATTCAGCGCGGCGACGCCGACGTCATGATCTGCGGCGGAGCCGAGTCGACGATCCGTCCGATGGCGATGGCCGGCTTCTGCAGCATGCGCGCGATGAGCGTGCGCAACGACGAGCCGCATAAGGCCAGCCGTCCGTTCGACGTCGACCGCGACGGCTTCGTCATGGGTGAGGGAGCCGGCGTGCTCATTCTGGAGTCTCTGGAGCATGCGCAGGCGCGCGGAGCCCATATCTACGCTGAGGTGATCGGCTACGGCATGAGCGGCGACGCGCACCACATGACCGAGCCCGATCCGGACGGAGCGACGCGCTGCATGCGCATGGCGATCCGCGATGCCGGCATCGAGCCGCAGGCGGTCGACTACATCAACGCGCACGGCACGTCGACTCCGGTCGGCGACAAGTCGGAGACGACGGCGATCAAGAATACGTTCGGCGACCATGCGTACAAGCTGGCCGTCAGCTCGACCAAGTCGATGACGGGACATCTGCTCGGAGCCGCAGGCGGCGTCGAAGCCGTCATCCTCGCGATGACGCTCGAGAACGGCGTCATCGCGCCGACGATCAACCTCGACAACCAGGATCCGGAGCTGGATCTCGATTATGTGCCCAACGAGCCCCGCAAGGCGGACGTGCGGGTGGCGCTGTCGAACTCGTTCGGCTTCGGCGGCCACAACGCCACCATCATCATGAAGAAGCATGAAGCGTGA
- the ylxM gene encoding YlxM family DNA-binding protein, whose product MATESRDSLEKTTRINQLFDRYGALLTDKQVEILTFYFREDFSLGEIAAELGVSRQAVYEHVKRGGLLLEDYESKLGLLARLTSAGRLLDELDAEASRTDVPSGPGERIRALGQKLRETLLEIDQERDKR is encoded by the coding sequence ATGGCGACGGAAAGCCGCGACTCGCTGGAGAAGACGACGCGGATCAACCAGCTGTTCGATCGGTATGGAGCGCTGCTCACGGACAAGCAGGTCGAGATCCTGACGTTTTATTTTCGAGAGGACTTCTCGCTCGGAGAGATTGCGGCGGAGCTCGGCGTCAGCCGGCAGGCCGTATACGAGCACGTGAAGCGCGGCGGCCTGCTGCTCGAGGACTATGAGAGCAAGCTCGGCCTGCTCGCCCGGCTGACGTCCGCGGGACGCCTCCTGGACGAGCTGGACGCAGAGGCGTCCCGGACGGACGTTCCGTCCGGTCCCGGAGAGCGGATTCGCGCCCTGGGACAGAAGCTGCGGGAGACGCTGCTGGAGATCGACCAAGAACGAGACAAGCGATAG
- the acpP gene encoding acyl carrier protein, protein MSEVVDRVKRIVVDRLGVDEAEVTLEASFKDDLGADSLDVVELVMELEDEFDLEISDEDAEKITTVGEVVNYIQSHT, encoded by the coding sequence ATGTCCGAAGTAGTGGATCGCGTCAAACGCATCGTAGTTGATCGCCTTGGCGTTGATGAAGCGGAAGTGACCCTCGAAGCTTCCTTCAAGGATGACCTCGGCGCTGACTCGCTAGACGTAGTCGAGCTGGTCATGGAGCTTGAGGATGAATTCGACCTGGAGATCTCTGATGAAGATGCAGAGAAGATCACGACGGTGGGAGAAGTAGTCAATTACATACAATCTCATACGTAA
- the fabG gene encoding 3-oxoacyl-[acyl-carrier-protein] reductase, which translates to MFADLTGKTALVTGASRGIGRAIAIALAEAGADVAVNYAGGEAAAAETAAAVEALGRKALVLKGDVGKSADFDGLVKSVLDAWGKLDILVNNAGITRDNLIMRMKEEEFDQVIETNLKGVFNGIKAVSRPMMKQRSGRIINISSVVGALGNPGQANYVAAKAGVIGLTKSSARELSSRGITVNCVAPGFIETDMTDKLPAEARESMLGGIPLARLGRPEDIAAAVRFLASDAAAYMTGQTVHVDGGMYM; encoded by the coding sequence ATGTTTGCAGATCTGACGGGCAAGACCGCTCTCGTCACGGGCGCCTCGCGCGGCATCGGCCGCGCGATCGCCATCGCGCTCGCCGAGGCGGGCGCCGACGTCGCGGTGAACTACGCCGGCGGCGAGGCCGCCGCAGCCGAGACGGCCGCGGCCGTGGAGGCGCTCGGCCGCAAGGCGCTCGTGCTCAAGGGCGATGTCGGCAAGTCGGCCGATTTCGACGGCCTTGTCAAAAGCGTGCTCGACGCCTGGGGCAAGCTCGACATCCTCGTCAACAATGCCGGCATCACGCGCGACAACCTCATCATGCGAATGAAGGAAGAGGAGTTCGACCAAGTCATCGAAACGAACCTGAAGGGCGTGTTCAACGGCATCAAGGCCGTCAGCCGTCCGATGATGAAGCAGCGCTCCGGCCGCATCATCAACATCTCCTCGGTCGTCGGCGCGCTCGGCAATCCCGGACAGGCCAACTATGTCGCGGCCAAGGCCGGCGTCATCGGGCTCACCAAATCGTCGGCGCGTGAGCTCAGCTCGCGCGGCATCACCGTCAACTGCGTCGCGCCAGGCTTCATCGAGACGGACATGACGGACAAGCTGCCTGCGGAAGCCCGCGAGTCGATGCTCGGCGGCATTCCGCTCGCCCGTCTCGGCCGGCCGGAGGACATCGCGGCCGCAGTGCGCTTCCTGGCTTCCGATGCGGCCGCTTACATGACCGGACAGACGGTGCATGTGGACGGCGGCATGTACATGTAA